CCTTAGCTTCTGATCCTTTCACAATCCTTAGCCTCTTGCAGGAAGAAATGAACATGCTGcaataatataattaacatgagaaaataaacaaataaataaataaatagaattaaaaagaaaagaaagaaagaaacttaCTTCCATGGCACATCTCCAACCAACATCCAATCACCATCTTTGTCTTCATAAGTTGGAGCAAATTCAGATCCATTGTAGCCTTCTCTTTCTGAATATTCAcctgaattaaaattaaaaaaatataattaagaaaTTATGCTTTTCAATAATAGAAAAATcatataatcaaattttatttggTCCTTACCAAAAGTGCAGTTGAACATATTTTCCAAAGCCAAGAGTAATTGTTGGTAGGTATTGTAAAAATTGAGATCAATCTTCCTCAAGTAAGGTGCACCTGCCATGCTCACTTTCACATACAcctcttctcccttcttcttttgttcttgttgttgttgttgtacaCCATTGTTCTTCCTGTAAGATCTAATTGGTGGCCACCCCACTACTACTTGTGCTCTGcatttatttcaataataatttcattATTGTCACAAATTTGAATAATATTGGATTTATTGTTTGTGATATATGTATATGACTTACTTTGAGGGTGGGACATTTTTGTCTTGGTCATCATTATGATGAGAAATCATGGTTCTCTTGTTGCTTTTGAGCTCTTCCTCATCATCAATGGATTCTTCAGGTGAAGATCTCTTCTTGCTTCTAATAACAAcacttgatgatgatgatgaggagtaACTACATGATGAGAGTTTCTCATCATGTTCATCAGCACTGCCTGGCAAACCCAACCTCAACTCTGTTGCCTCAAGGTTCAAACCTACTTTCTCATAGCTACAATTCTCcatctatatattttttcaattgatctaataataataagagatgCTCACAATTTCTATGATAAAATTTcttgtgagagagagagagagagaaggaattGAAGATGTGGTGTGTGATGAGAATAGTTTGGTTGgtgatttatttttatagaaaCATTAGGGAGGGACAATATCTAGGTGACTTATTCTTTTGGtgcatgaatttcaaatctttacaTGCAATGGTAGGCTCCTCATGTGGACAATTTATTCCATCTTTCCAAAACACTTATTAGTTAAATTCTGCTCTAtgcattaattaatcaattaatgaTATTATATTTCATAATATGTTAAAAGAAATAATCACTCAGCTAAATTAAATTGGTCTAATAGTTAACTCATTAATTTGCTTAAATAAATATTGGAGGTTCGAATCCACAATAAATTATTCCTTGGTCTTGTCAANNNNNNNNNNNNNNNNNNNNNNNNNTCTactaatagataaaatataaaatttacctgaatttaatttcatgaaaataatttttttaattttatccttttgcGTTGAGAAACATTTAAAgctattcaatttattttcattaatatAACATTCATAAGTTATACAAACACTAAGTAATAAATAACCAAggatttattattggtttgtaataacatttatttatttgtatatatttttcacattttaaGCTTTTTTTTCAACtcttaaaacaaaagaattagaaataaaacataacatTATTATATACAGCAAATACTCTTGACATCTATATACAATAATTATACAAATACAATTGTCATAAACTAatgtgtatttatttatttttaaaattaagaaaataaaaaaagaaaaaatggaaattTGTTGTGGCATCCATAATTGAGAAAGAGGGCCTACAAGCACACGGTTGAAGGAGCGCGTGGGGGTGGGGGTCAGAAAAGGGGGGACATGAAAAAGCATGGTTGTAGGAGTGAGAGGGAACAAACACAGCCCATTGGTCCTCAAGATCATGGACCACATTAATGGACGGTTCTGATTCACACAGAATCTTGGAGCGTTGGATCACGGGGTATACAGGGGATAAGCTCATGTGATTGGATCCCCATCTAACATGTGGGTGGATGTTCTTATCACTCTTAAGTCTTAACACACAAATGCCAATTCACTTTttctgtttaatatttttatggaaaaatcaaaataaaatatgctTGCTTGTATCACCTTATGTTATATTATTTCCGCTCTCTAATTTTTTTCACCTCTAAAATCATAATTCACaaagacttttttttttccaaggTTTAGAATAATAGTGAGTAGTAGtaacagttatttatttatttgtttgtttcaatACAatgattgtgattttttttttggatttttaaccttttatataattatactgTATAACAAAATTATGACACtgcaattttttatataaaaacaaaaataaaatagaaatgacactgaaatatattatataaaacaaaaaaaactatcacaataaatataaaatttgaattgattttcaCGTCACATCACAAGACAGCTTGTTGTTTAGGATTTAAGAGTATACAATTCAATTTTAGAAcaaatttatttagataaaatcttttatttttaaagtaaaatataagaagatacaaaaaaaatttgtctaaataaaaaaatacgaaaaagaaaaaaagaacatgttgaaagaaagaaaaagtagaagaagatatgTTGGGCAAAATTTAGGTgtcacaattaaaaaattttagtgctatttttaagaaaattcggtgttatttttataacttttaattagttaaacAAATTGTGTCACTGTTAATAAAGTTTGGTGTAaacattcaaaaattttatgtgtcaagtttaaaaaaattttagtgctatttatttgataaattttacataattcaaaatttctctcttcttttttatcattgtcatggtcatcatctttttttttcattttttttgttttattttttcataatttttttgttttcattctcttaaaaagaataaaaataaaaaaaatcaaataaataaaaaataaaaatgttgtaATATATAACACtagaaggaggaggaagaagaaaagaaagaaaaaaatgtagcaaTAATAGCAGCAATAAAAAAACGATGAGAAAGAGGAAATacgcgaaaaaaaaagaagaaacgcaaagaagaagaaatgcatAATTCATGTTGTGTGAATAATTTTTGTTGGGTTTTGACCAATTTAATTGGACTTGATTGACAAAAAATACTTGAATATGTAGTAGAATTGAATTCATAGttttattatagtattttaaataaatttaattattctattgtgataaatttatttaattattgtaaaaactgattatttaattaaaaaaaatatataaatcaatttatataaatctacaaaatatataatgacTGATATTAagtatacatataatatattttatctttatatatacAAGTTCTCATATTCATCAACTAGATTCTAAACCCACCATACTGAACCAAACTTTAACTAGTTGGGTTTATTCTTTCTGGTTTATATTCCAAGAGTCTTGTTTAAgcaatatataaaagtagaaaaaaatataaaagttaatgtttcaaaatttaaaaagccAACTGGTTTGCTATATGGGCAGTGGTATTAAGCACATGAATCACACCTTGTTTATTTCGCCCACATTATTCATCACCTTAGCTTACAAGTAACAATATCATCATCACATTTTAAATCAAACCCTTAATTATTTAAGATGTGGTCTTTTCCAATCTTTGGTTATGTATCACCTTTAGGTCAAATAAGTGACCAAAACACATTCAAATATACATTGAATTGTGCTTAAAACACATCTTTTTAATTACCCTTTACGTCTCTTTTTGTacttgtataatttaatttcacACTGATTATTATTATAATGGGTACCACAATAATAACCAAACACACTTCTTTTATTATACATTGGATGCTTCTATAGTTATTCTATATATGGCTCCCTTAATATAAAAGATATCTAAATTCATGAATGTGTGACAACCATTATTATTTGTTCAgcattatacatatatatacatggaACTTTATGCAAGATCATGGATTTGTGTGTATTGCTATTATGATGAAAGGTACCAGtctattttgttaaattaaagggagaagagaaaattTGGATAAATGTTAATTGTTTATAGAGAAATTCTCCTTAATTATAAGAATAGTAAAATAGAGTTGTTGTTAACAGATTAACAACTTAAAATAGAATAACAAATTCTGTTTTGTGCAAAAGAATCTGTTGTTACACAATTTATCACTACTCCCTACTACTCTCTTTGAATCCTTCACTGATATGTAGatgccaaattatttttttttctaaattcaaATCAATTGAATTGTAGTTAGAACTCTAAGGGAGTTGAGCTAACTCGTTCAAACTCAATACGTTAATAATTCGGTAAATTGAGTTTATGAGTTAATGTactgaatttgaatttaaatttaaactcatatattaaatgaattgaatttaaaCTTAGCTCATTAGTTCATGAGTAGTTgactcaattatatatataattatgtattttacatattaaattaataataatacatttaataataatatacatatatataataataatacataatattaCACGTCTACACACATAATTATAATCACGTTTGTTAAGGaacattgtatttttttttcatattcaaaATTGTAAtatctttgtttcttttattataaGTTGAACGAATAACAAGTATAATNNNNNNNNNNNNNNNNNNNNNNNNNNNNNNNNNNNNNNNNNNNNNNNNNNNNNNNNNNNNNNNNNNNNNNNNNNNNNNNNNNNNNNNNNNNNNNNNNNNNNNNNNNNNNNNNNNNNNNNNNNNNNNNNNNNNNNNNNNNNNNNNNNNNNNNNNNNNNNNNNNNNNNNNNNNNNNNNNNNNNNNNNNNNNNNNNNNNNNNNNNNNNNNNNNNNNNNNNNNNNNNNNNNNNNNNNNNNNNNNNNNNNNNNNNNNNNNNNNNNNNNNNNNNNNNNNNNNNNNNNNNNNNNNNNNNNNNNNNNNNNNNNNNNNNNNNNNNNNNNNNNNNNNNNNNNNNNNNNNNNNNNNNNNNNNNNNNNNNNNNNNNNNNNNNNNNNNNNNNNNNNNNNNNNNNNNNNNNNNNNNNNNNNNNNNNNNNNNNNNNNNNNNNNNNNNNNNNNNNNNNNNNNNNNNNNNNNNNNNNNNNNNNNNNNNNNNNNNNNNNNNNNNNNNNNNNNNNNNNNNNNNNNNNNNNNNNNNNNNNNNNNNNNNNNNNNNNNNNNNNNNNNNNNNNNNNNNNNNNNNNNNNNNNNNNNNNNNNNNNNNNNNNNNNNNNNNNNNNTTTCACTGGGGTCATACTATTTTCATTCTtaccttttatatatatagacacACATAGAACCAAACTAATATAATATCCAAAGCAATCTAATTAATAACCAAATTATATATTTGGATACTGTTAgagatataataatttatgtatttttttaatagtttaaactttaaaaaataattttataatatagtattaaaattttataatttaatagtctaaaattcaatttttttattaattttaaaaaaataattttagtataagaaaaataaaaaataaaataaaacttaagtaAAGAATtcactcaaacaaaaaaaaaatttgttgcaTGAGAAGACGTATTATAATTTAcggatataattatttatgtatttttttctattaacttaaacttaaaaaaatgattttatgaCTGACACTTATATTAATTAACGATTAAACATCTCTATTTAGCTGAgactataaataaataaataaataaaatcagaaTACATGACACATGTTGGGTATGTTGCTAGATCATAAGAGAAGAATGGCCAACAGAGCACTAATGAGTGTCacaataacaattaacaaaggtaattgattagaaaacaaagaaaaatattatatttttctatatttaccaaatcataataattaagTTTTACACCCcattaataatagaaaaatgtaCATCTATTGAATATAAAGGATAAGTAGGACATGGTGTTTTCAATTGCCAACTCAACTTTCTATGCTTCTTTGTTGGACTTGTAACACAGACATAGACACAAAGGGCCATCGCATTTTCTTCCAACCAGTTAAGTTGAATAAGAACAATTAACATTTGCTTGCTTCGTTGTTTGTCGATTACTCTTTCCTATTTATGTAAAGTTATATAAGTATAAACCCAAAAGAAATTCAATCATGTTACGTGAGCATATATAAAAGAGCAACCACTAATCAATCATTGcatataaaaatacatatttagtattttataattcttttattatgtACAAcagtaaataaatttaatttattttgattattctattataaaatatttaattattttgacagctgattatttagttaaaaaaatatattaattaatatatataaatatacatcaatatataatacttaGTTTGATGCCtaattacatataatatttttaaataaattatataagtgTGATCTATATATCAAACTTAAGCAAACTATTTTTCTTATGATAGATTTATAAGTATTTGTTTGGAcgagtttttaagaaaaaaaattttttttagttatctttttttaaaagatcttataaaaaagtaaaagtaattttatgtttgagtatctcatgcaaaaagatctttttatctatcaattatatttgagtataacgatataaaagtacttttttatttatttattacataaaaatatttttttaaggaaaaaaatcttttgaaaaaatgtaaattatagtttctcaaaaaaaatattttttttatttttctaatacttttacttttactactaaaaatttgttaaatacactaaaaaataaaaaaaagatattttttattaaaataatgatacccaaataagtatttatttagaTATAGACCCTAAAATAATAGTATGAtcctataattaatattaaactcCATCCCATCTATGTTCGTTTTTACAAATGTTGAGTTGTACTTAAAAAGAGAAGATGAGTGAATATTGGAAATGGATTatcttaattgttaaaaaaattgagtataaagtgtaatttttaattttttattgttcttttttatatttattttttgtcttataaaattaatgataaaaaaatatattttacttcctcaattattaaagaaaattgaGAGGATCCATTTTTAGTTAATATCTCTCGTTACTTAATACTATAGCCTTTGTTGTTGTGAGACTCAACTTCAAAACCAAGATttgatgatttctttttattCCATGATTTCCTCTTCTTTCTACTCACCTTTCTCTCTTTTACTAGAAGAATTAGAAATATCTATATAGTATTAGTGTTGGTATAATCAAATGATATATATACTAAGAAAACTTTTAAGTGTacctaaaatatatattagtattttaataattttaataattagtttcaattaatatatattatattaacaattaaaattattaaaatacggTATTTTAGATACATTTAAAATTCTTTCCTATATTTGACGCGTATTAAATATAGAGATAATGGGGAAGAAAATTAGGTAGATGATGAATGATGAAAGAAGGTTAGGTGATTAATGTAATATTTGGAAGTATAGTTGGGGGGCACTACACTAGTACCTAGCTAGCATGCATGATTAATTCAtacatcttttcaaaacaaagcaTACACACGTGCGGGATGCTTCATGGTGATGGTGAAATGTTGAATTGTATGTGGGCCTTCATCCACACGTGGGTGATAGGTTATATGATGTTAAATTAGGTAGGACAATGAAGGCCCAAAAATTAATTGTTTAGGTTAAAAGAATTAGTCCCCACCCTACACCCTAATTGTTTCCTATGGTTTACCCTACTTGCTGCCTTAGAATTcatatgatttgatttgattgtttATTTGGCCATGCCCATGTATCTTTTGAAAGGCTATATTATTAATAGTGCAACGAACTATTGTTTTATACAATTATAGATGTAATAGAACTCCAACTTTGACTAATAATGgagctaaagaaaaaaaaatattatttataatgtgTATGACTTAATCGTaatagtaatagtaattgtaggCAAAAACAGAGATGGGGAgagaataaagaaaaacaatggGTAAAAGCTAAGAAGAATAACGTTTGGGACTACAATGCTCCATTTCAGAACCCTCGGCCATTAGCTTCAAaggagaattaattttttttaattattttgttaatttttataattttattatatttttaattaaattttatatttatttattttttaattaagtttttggaatcaatatttttttaattaggtcctctTGACAATAAATACCATCAAATAGGAGTatttataaatcaaattgatttgaGTTTGGAATAAAATGAGAACCAAACTAATTAAATTGTAATTGATTCGTATTGGTTCGATTTTATAGTTTTTTGTGTGTGTATTCGAATCAAATTAAACCGATTAAAAACAGATTGATTTGGTTAAGGTAATTAAGTATccgataaaataaaaattttaatgtcattagATACACTTTTCTCAGAAAAGACAACACTTTTAAGGGTAATCTAATATTTATGTTTTGGGTGTACTTCACAAACGTCTTCTAATATCAAACGCACGCAAACTTAgtgatttttctcattttcatgCTAATACACAAATTCACACACCTTCTCCTTTATTATAGAATTTTCATTCGTTTTCATGCATCATTACCATTGTCACCTTCGTGCTCTTCTTCACTATCGTTGCTCATCACTATCATCATATCTTCTCTATTCTTTATCATCAGGTAAGCATTCTTTGTCTCACTCTGTATTGTTTCTTTCTCGGTCATTCTCTCACTGCTCTCttttttgtgttaaaaaaaatgtgtgTGTGACTATTGTAAAATtccgaatttttaaaaattttattacgaACTAGTttcgatttattttatttgtttaagattttactttaaaaaattattttattaaaagtaactaaatcaagttttgataaAATTGAGTTTGAATTAAATATGgttcttatataatttttataattattagagatttaacacgtttgaaatttaaaagttttagtaattgagatttagaatttaatactttaactttatgaatcaaaagaaattttcttaaattatCTCTAATTTAAAACTAGAGTACTTATCATAAACTAATTAGtgagtttataaataaataacgttcttaaataattttaataaattatatttggtttaaaattagtattctaccttttaattttatcaaatacttattctacttttattattttaactaaattctaaccctaattttcaaattaaatacaCACGCTCACCTAATCTTCTCACACAAtacacgaaaaagaaaaaaggaagagaatgaCTATGAGAAGCATAGAGAGTGAACaaagaacaaagagaaaaaagaaaaaaaaaaaggaaaggaagaagaggaTGCTGGCGAGGAACAGTACCATCGTCGTGGCTGCGAtcaagagagaagagagagaggggggatGGTGAgcgagaaaaagagagagagagagagagagagagagaaagagagagagcacGGTTCGACTCAGAGAGAGGGGGATGGTGAGCGAGAAAAAGAGTGGAAGAGAGAATGGACGACGACATGAAAGGCTGCGATCACCGTTGTCATTGCTCTGGTCAGAGGCACCGCATGCAGGAGGGAAATCTTGCCGTCGCCGCCACAtcagagaaaaaaagaaaaatgagaacgCGATAGAGAAGAGGAGAAAGGGGTTTTTCTAATGCCACCAAGCTGTAACGCCTCTGTTGCCATCTATTGGATCTGCCACTGTGATTAAGAGGAGtctgaagagagagaaagaggaccAAATGCAGAGAGAGAGACACGACCAAATACGAACAAAGGAGGAGGAACTCAACAGAGCTGTTGTTACTACTAGAGCTGTTGTTGATGCTGCTATCTTTGGGTTAGAAAATAGATGGTTGATGCATCTCCAATCTCTGTGACTTGCAACAATTTGAGGtagaaaatatttgttttacAAATTTGGAATGCTTTAAAAGTTTAGCAAATACGTGCATTTGAGTTGATTAACGTCTTATAGCTTGATTATCTTTATtaaagatttgatttaatttaattttgaatattgaAGTTCGTTTAAATGATTGAATTAAAGTtgattaaagattaaaaaagaattaatagctctaataataaaattaattagtagcaatatttgaaattttttggtgGGTGGATTAGAATTTGGACAaattatttattactttaatgcgtgaaaatttaaaaacttaaagataaattaagataataaaatagagACATTAATGTTGAGAATTTGATTTGtataaaaaaacttgaaaaaggg
This sequence is a window from Arachis duranensis cultivar V14167 chromosome 2, aradu.V14167.gnm2.J7QH, whole genome shotgun sequence. Protein-coding genes within it:
- the LOC107473467 gene encoding auxin-induced protein 22D, yielding MENCSYEKVGLNLEATELRLGLPGSADEHDEKLSSCSYSSSSSSSVVIRSKKRSSPEESIDDEEELKSNKRTMISHHNDDQDKNVPPSKAQVVVGWPPIRSYRKNNGVQQQQQEQKKKGEEVYVKVSMAGAPYLRKIDLNFYNTYQQLLLALENMFNCTFGEYSEREGYNGSEFAPTYEDKDGDWMLVGDVPWNMFISSCKRLRIVKGSEAKGLGCL